From the Arthrobacter sp. PM3 genome, one window contains:
- a CDS encoding VIT1/CCC1 transporter family protein, producing MSQHTEPDRHDSPQHRRAPASSAPSSAAPAAPGPADIKRWRQYLADERAEAAVYRDLAQNRSGEERAILLALAEAEGRHEAHWLQLLGEHAGKDRHASLQSRFLGFLARHFGSVFVLALAQRAESRSPYATDPHATPAMVADEQIHEEVVRGLATRGRNRLAGTFRAAVFGANDGLVSNLSLVMGMAASGVGSQVVLLSGVAGLLAGALSMGAGEFISVRSQRELLAATRPTQITLAAAPSLDIEHNELLLVYLARGMSREAAEHRVAERMGLLECDCDPSLSLQPEVPETEDQHEAVGTAWGAAASSFCFFASGAIVPIIPFLLGMTGLAALVVSASLVGVALLLTGGVVGLLSGTSPATRGLRQLAIGMGAAGVTYLLGMAFGSVVG from the coding sequence GTGTCCCAGCACACCGAACCTGACCGCCACGATTCCCCGCAGCACCGCCGGGCACCGGCATCCTCAGCACCGTCGTCGGCAGCCCCGGCAGCCCCGGGCCCCGCGGACATCAAGCGCTGGCGCCAGTACCTCGCCGACGAGCGCGCCGAGGCGGCCGTGTACCGCGACCTTGCACAGAACCGCAGCGGCGAGGAACGCGCCATCCTGCTCGCCCTGGCCGAGGCCGAGGGACGCCACGAGGCGCACTGGCTCCAGCTGCTGGGCGAGCACGCCGGCAAGGACCGGCATGCCTCGCTGCAGAGCCGGTTCCTGGGATTCCTGGCCCGCCACTTCGGCTCCGTCTTCGTCCTGGCCCTGGCGCAGCGGGCGGAAAGCCGGTCCCCGTACGCCACCGACCCGCACGCCACGCCGGCCATGGTCGCCGACGAGCAGATCCATGAAGAAGTGGTCCGCGGCCTGGCCACCCGGGGCCGCAACCGCCTCGCGGGCACCTTCCGGGCCGCCGTCTTCGGCGCCAACGACGGACTGGTCAGCAACCTGTCCCTCGTCATGGGCATGGCGGCCTCCGGCGTCGGAAGCCAGGTGGTGCTCCTCAGCGGCGTCGCCGGGCTGCTGGCCGGGGCACTGTCCATGGGTGCCGGCGAGTTCATCTCGGTGCGGTCCCAGCGGGAACTCCTGGCCGCCACCCGGCCCACCCAGATCACGCTCGCGGCGGCGCCGTCGCTGGATATCGAGCACAACGAACTCCTGCTCGTGTACCTGGCCCGCGGCATGTCCCGGGAAGCCGCCGAGCACCGCGTCGCGGAGCGGATGGGCCTGCTGGAGTGCGACTGCGATCCGAGCCTGTCCCTGCAGCCCGAAGTGCCGGAAACTGAGGACCAGCACGAGGCCGTCGGCACGGCGTGGGGCGCGGCGGCGTCGAGCTTCTGCTTCTTCGCGTCCGGCGCGATCGTGCCCATCATCCCGTTCCTGCTGGGCATGACGGGCCTGGCCGCCCTGGTGGTCTCCGCGTCCCTCGTCGGCGTGGCCCTGCTGCTGACCGGCGGCGTCGTCGGCCTGCTCTCCGGCACCTCCCCCGCCACCCGCGGGCTGCGCCAGCTTGCCATCGGCATGGGAGCCGCGGGTGTCACGTACCTGCTGGGCATGGCGTTTGGCTCCGTGGTCGGCTAG
- a CDS encoding sodium:solute symporter has translation MDASFVNIAIVVVYLVAMLAFGWWGKARTKNNSDFLVAGRRLGPFLYTGTMAAVVLGGASTVGGVGLGYKFGISGMWLVVAIGAGVLLLSLLFASTIQKLKIYTVSQMLTLRYGSKATQTSGIVMLAYTLMLCATSTGAYATIFVVLFGWDRALAIAVGGAIVLVYSTIGGMWSITLADQVQFVIKTVGIFVLMLPFTLNAAGGLDGIRARVDASFFQIDGIGTQTIITYFVVYTLGLLIGQDIWQRVFTAKTPEVARWGGSTAGIYCILYGAAGALIGLGARVALPQIDVKALGKDVVYAEVATHLLPIGIGGLVLAAAVAAMMSTASGALIAAATVARADVLPFVAGWFGKTINTDDTDNPEHDVKANRLWVLGLGVVAIVIAIITKDVVAALTIAYDILVGGLLVAILGGLVWKRGTGVAAAASMAVGSVITLGTMIILEINAEVPLDGIYANEPIYYGLIASAVVYIAVSLLTKPTDPAVMQGWRRRVAGGGAAEDEQVPALAH, from the coding sequence ATGGACGCAAGTTTCGTCAACATCGCCATCGTGGTGGTGTATCTGGTCGCCATGCTGGCGTTCGGCTGGTGGGGCAAGGCCCGCACCAAGAACAACAGCGACTTCCTCGTGGCCGGACGCCGGCTCGGCCCGTTCCTCTACACCGGGACCATGGCCGCCGTTGTCCTGGGCGGCGCCTCAACCGTCGGCGGCGTCGGGCTGGGCTACAAGTTCGGCATCTCCGGCATGTGGCTCGTGGTCGCGATCGGCGCCGGCGTGCTGCTGCTGAGCCTGCTCTTCGCCAGCACCATCCAGAAGCTGAAGATCTACACCGTCTCCCAAATGCTGACCCTGCGCTACGGCAGCAAGGCCACGCAGACCTCGGGCATCGTCATGCTGGCCTACACGCTGATGCTTTGCGCCACCTCCACCGGCGCCTACGCCACCATCTTCGTGGTGCTCTTCGGCTGGGACCGCGCCCTCGCGATCGCCGTCGGCGGCGCAATCGTGCTGGTCTACTCGACCATCGGCGGCATGTGGTCCATCACGCTCGCCGACCAGGTCCAGTTCGTCATCAAGACCGTCGGCATCTTCGTGCTGATGCTGCCGTTCACGCTCAACGCCGCCGGCGGCCTCGACGGGATCCGCGCCCGGGTCGACGCCAGCTTCTTCCAGATTGACGGCATCGGAACCCAGACCATCATCACCTACTTCGTGGTCTACACCCTGGGCCTGCTGATCGGCCAGGACATCTGGCAGCGCGTGTTCACCGCCAAGACGCCCGAGGTGGCCCGCTGGGGCGGCTCCACGGCCGGCATCTACTGCATCCTCTACGGCGCAGCCGGCGCCCTGATCGGCCTGGGCGCCCGCGTCGCCCTGCCGCAGATCGACGTCAAGGCGCTCGGCAAGGACGTGGTCTACGCCGAGGTCGCCACCCACCTGCTGCCCATCGGCATCGGAGGCCTCGTGCTCGCCGCCGCCGTCGCCGCCATGATGTCCACCGCCTCCGGCGCCCTGATCGCCGCCGCCACCGTGGCCCGCGCCGACGTGCTGCCGTTCGTGGCCGGCTGGTTCGGCAAGACCATCAACACCGATGACACCGACAACCCGGAACACGACGTCAAAGCCAACCGCCTGTGGGTCCTGGGCCTGGGCGTCGTGGCGATCGTGATCGCCATCATCACCAAGGATGTCGTCGCGGCCCTGACCATTGCCTACGACATCCTGGTCGGCGGCCTGCTCGTGGCCATCCTCGGCGGCCTCGTCTGGAAGCGCGGCACCGGCGTGGCCGCCGCCGCATCCATGGCGGTCGGCTCGGTCATCACGCTGGGCACCATGATCATCCTGGAGATCAACGCCGAGGTGCCGCTGGACGGCATCTACGCCAACGAGCCGATCTACTACGGCCTCATCGCCTCCGCTGTGGTCTACATCGCGGTCTCGCTGCTGACCAAGCCGACAGATCCTGCCGTGATGCAGGGCTGGCGCCGGCGGGTCGCGGGCGGCGGCGCGGCCGAAGACGAGCAGGTCCCCGCCCTCGCGCACTGA
- a CDS encoding helix-turn-helix domain-containing protein, whose protein sequence is MKALPVEPSNVPVAIGSRIRAARQSQRLTIEQVADATGLTKGFLSRVERDLTSPSVASLVTLCQVLSISIGDLFAAPETHLTKRNEGPRISLGGEGIVERLLTARSERRVQIIQAVIEPRGRGESELYAVDCDVDVLHVVKGSIRLILTNEEFELSTGDTVTFPGREPHTWVNPTDDAVEVLWVLVPAASR, encoded by the coding sequence ATGAAGGCTCTACCAGTTGAACCGAGCAACGTCCCCGTCGCCATCGGTTCCAGGATCCGCGCCGCCCGGCAGTCCCAGCGGCTCACCATTGAACAGGTCGCCGACGCCACCGGGCTCACCAAGGGATTCCTCAGCAGGGTTGAGCGGGACCTCACCTCGCCCTCGGTCGCCTCGCTGGTGACGCTGTGCCAGGTCCTGTCCATCTCGATCGGCGACCTCTTCGCCGCGCCCGAAACCCACCTCACCAAGCGCAACGAAGGCCCCAGGATCTCCCTCGGCGGCGAAGGAATCGTCGAACGGCTGCTGACCGCGCGTTCCGAGCGCCGCGTCCAGATCATCCAGGCGGTGATCGAGCCGCGAGGCCGCGGCGAGTCCGAACTCTATGCGGTGGACTGCGACGTTGACGTCCTGCACGTGGTCAAGGGAAGCATCCGGCTGATCCTGACCAACGAGGAATTCGAGCTCAGCACCGGGGATACCGTGACGTTCCCCGGCCGGGAGCCGCACACCTGGGTCAATCCCACGGACGACGCCGTCGAAGTGCTGTGGGTGCTGGTGCCGGCCGCCAGCCGGTAA
- a CDS encoding ammonium transporter codes for MNFSVSAVAMDVDPQTLDPGATAWMLAASALVLLMTPGLAFFYGGLVRMKSVLNIMMMSFGAMGVVGVVWALWGYGMAFGPDALGGFVGDPFGSFGLSGLTTSIGSKAPGLPDMVFVGFQATFAIITVALISGAVAERVRFGPWLLFAALWVTLVYAPIAHWVWGGGLFGPTGAIGSKISALDFAGGTVVHMNAGIAGLMLAVVLGKRLGFMKDPNIRPHNLPFVMLGAGLLWFGWFGFNAGSELAADATAALAWTNTLLATSAALLGWLLVERLRDGHATSLGAASGAVAGLVAVTPACGFVDPVGAILIGTVAGAVCALAVGLKFKIGLDDSLDVVAVHFVGGLWGTLSLGFFALPSAKTGGGLFYGGGLAQFWPQILTALIVTAWSAVMTTLIGLAIHKTMRMRVSEADELSGIDVTEHAETAYELLMVGGSFHPGESRARTEPAAAPAEVQPEVQSEAHAGTESVGGKVST; via the coding sequence ATGAACTTCTCTGTGTCTGCAGTAGCAATGGATGTCGATCCCCAGACCCTCGACCCCGGAGCGACCGCCTGGATGCTCGCCGCCTCTGCCCTCGTCCTGCTGATGACCCCCGGGCTGGCGTTCTTCTACGGCGGGCTCGTCCGCATGAAATCCGTCCTCAACATCATGATGATGAGCTTCGGCGCCATGGGCGTCGTCGGCGTCGTCTGGGCCCTGTGGGGCTACGGCATGGCGTTTGGACCGGATGCCCTGGGCGGCTTCGTGGGCGATCCGTTCGGCAGCTTCGGCCTCAGCGGACTGACCACCAGCATCGGCTCCAAGGCCCCCGGCCTGCCGGACATGGTGTTCGTCGGCTTCCAGGCCACCTTCGCCATCATCACCGTCGCCCTGATCAGCGGGGCGGTCGCCGAGCGCGTCCGGTTCGGGCCCTGGCTCCTCTTCGCCGCCCTCTGGGTCACGCTCGTGTACGCGCCGATCGCGCACTGGGTCTGGGGCGGCGGCCTCTTCGGCCCCACCGGCGCCATCGGCAGCAAGATCTCGGCCCTCGACTTCGCCGGCGGCACGGTAGTCCACATGAACGCCGGCATCGCCGGCCTCATGCTGGCGGTGGTGCTCGGCAAGCGGCTCGGCTTCATGAAGGACCCGAACATCCGCCCGCACAACCTGCCCTTTGTCATGCTCGGTGCGGGCCTGCTGTGGTTCGGCTGGTTCGGCTTCAACGCCGGCTCGGAACTCGCCGCCGACGCCACGGCCGCCCTGGCCTGGACCAACACGCTGCTGGCCACCAGCGCGGCCCTGCTCGGCTGGCTCCTCGTGGAGCGGCTGCGCGACGGTCACGCTACCTCGCTGGGCGCCGCCTCCGGCGCAGTCGCGGGACTCGTGGCCGTCACCCCGGCCTGCGGGTTCGTGGACCCCGTCGGGGCCATCCTGATCGGCACGGTGGCCGGGGCCGTCTGCGCGCTCGCGGTCGGGCTGAAATTCAAGATCGGGCTGGATGACTCCCTGGACGTCGTGGCCGTGCACTTCGTCGGCGGCCTGTGGGGGACCCTGTCCCTCGGGTTCTTCGCCCTCCCGTCCGCCAAGACCGGCGGCGGGCTGTTCTACGGCGGCGGCCTGGCCCAGTTCTGGCCGCAGATCCTCACCGCCCTGATCGTGACCGCGTGGAGCGCCGTCATGACCACGCTGATCGGCCTCGCGATCCACAAGACCATGCGCATGCGCGTCTCCGAGGCCGACGAGCTCTCCGGCATCGACGTGACGGAGCATGCCGAAACCGCCTACGAACTCCTGATGGTCGGCGGAAGCTTCCACCCCGGCGAATCGCGGGCCAGGACGGAACCCGCCGCTGCCCCGGCGGAAGTCCAGCCTGAAGTCCAATCCGAAGCCCATGCCGGCACGGAGTCCGTCGGCGGCAAGGTCTCGACATGA
- a CDS encoding P-II family nitrogen regulator yields MKLVTAIVRPDRVGAIGAALERFGVNGLTVSQASGYGRQRGHTEVYRGAEYTSDLVPKTRLEVLVNEADLGGVMAAIAEGGRTGRFGDGKIWIIDVSDAVRVRTGERGAAAIA; encoded by the coding sequence ATGAAGCTAGTCACGGCCATCGTCCGGCCGGACAGGGTCGGCGCCATCGGGGCGGCCCTGGAGCGGTTTGGCGTCAACGGCCTGACCGTGAGCCAGGCCAGCGGCTACGGCCGGCAGCGGGGCCATACCGAGGTCTACCGGGGCGCCGAATACACCTCCGACCTCGTGCCCAAAACGCGGCTCGAAGTGCTGGTCAACGAAGCCGACCTCGGCGGCGTCATGGCGGCCATTGCAGAAGGCGGCCGCACCGGGCGCTTTGGCGACGGCAAGATCTGGATCATCGATGTGAGCGACGCCGTCCGGGTCCGGACGGGGGAACGGGGTGCCGCGGCGATCGCGTAA
- the speB gene encoding agmatinase, translating to MEELRIEANGNLGPIDSSRIPRYAGAATYARLPRLDQVAKADVTVVGVPFDSGVSYRPGARFGANHVREASRLLRPYNPAWDVSPFETIQVADAGDMAVNPFNINEAIETIQQNALDLTASGSKLLTLGGDHTIALPLLRAAAERAGGPIAMLHFDAHLDTWDTYFGAEYTHGTPFRRAVEEGILDTEAISHIGTRGPLYGKKDLDDDHRFGFGIVTSADVYYQGVLETVAKVRDRIGDRPLYISVDIDVLDPAHAPGTGTPEAGGITSRELLEIIRGFRGMNLVGADVVEVAPAYDHAEITGVAASHVAYELVTLMADRAVDGDRFGAPNGYAAQALGQENRRPAGFGSAVNSTVNPTAVSPVASR from the coding sequence TTGGAAGAGCTGCGCATCGAAGCCAATGGCAACCTTGGCCCCATCGATTCATCCCGGATCCCGCGTTATGCCGGGGCTGCAACCTACGCCCGCCTGCCGCGTCTGGACCAGGTGGCCAAGGCGGACGTCACGGTGGTGGGCGTGCCCTTCGACTCGGGCGTCTCCTACCGGCCCGGCGCCCGCTTCGGGGCCAACCACGTCCGTGAGGCCAGCCGGCTGCTGCGGCCGTACAACCCGGCCTGGGACGTCAGCCCCTTCGAGACCATCCAGGTGGCCGACGCCGGGGACATGGCCGTCAACCCGTTCAACATCAACGAGGCCATCGAAACCATCCAGCAGAACGCCCTGGACCTGACGGCGTCCGGCAGCAAGCTGCTGACCCTCGGCGGCGACCACACCATCGCCCTGCCGCTGCTCCGCGCCGCCGCCGAGCGCGCCGGCGGCCCGATTGCCATGCTGCATTTTGATGCCCACCTGGACACCTGGGACACCTACTTCGGTGCCGAGTACACGCACGGCACCCCGTTCCGGCGCGCCGTCGAGGAAGGCATCCTGGACACCGAGGCCATCAGCCATATCGGCACCCGCGGCCCGCTCTACGGCAAGAAGGACCTCGACGACGACCACCGCTTCGGCTTCGGCATCGTCACCTCCGCCGACGTCTACTACCAGGGCGTCCTGGAGACGGTGGCCAAGGTCCGCGACCGGATCGGCGACCGTCCGCTCTACATCTCGGTGGACATCGACGTCCTGGACCCGGCGCACGCCCCCGGCACCGGCACGCCGGAGGCCGGCGGCATCACGAGCCGCGAACTGCTGGAGATCATCCGCGGCTTCCGCGGCATGAACCTGGTGGGGGCCGACGTCGTCGAGGTCGCCCCCGCGTACGACCACGCCGAGATCACCGGTGTGGCGGCCAGCCACGTCGCCTACGAACTCGTGACCCTCATGGCCGACCGCGCCGTCGATGGCGACCGCTTCGGCGCCCCGAACGGCTACGCCGCCCAGGCCCTGGGCCAGGAAAACCGGCGCCCCGCGGGGTTCGGCTCCGCTGTGAATTCGACGGTGAACCCGACTGCGGTTTCGCCGGTGGCGTCCCGGTGA
- a CDS encoding thiamine pyrophosphate-binding protein, translating to MTGVRNGGDLVVETLEALGAKTVFGIPGQHALGLFDAMGRGNLRFVSSRVENNSAFAADGYSRATGEVGVLFLSTGPGALTSLAGLQEAYATGVPMVVVASQIPLEGLGARRKGMLHQLDDQKASAANVTKSQRLIQHASGIPSAIQDAWTEAISSPQGPVWLEIPQNVLLDPIVVPPVEDALAEAADNPPRVELIREAVKWLEAAERPAIIAGGGTRRGRAEKSLLSIAEKLRAPVICTPGGNGAFPWNHELSLQSWIEDRYMTELLEDADVLIVIGSSLGEVTSNYFTFEPRGRIIQIDAEPRVLESNRPGLGIRADAGQALAALDSALDAALRPERDTAPDWHGTAPEALVKDTLAKVKARLESQDLGKELKFMADIREAVPADMQTFWDMTISAYWGWSCWDARQGQFHSAQGAGGLGFGFPAAIGGAVGLETTGKAAGSARVLAVSGDGSAMYSISELATAKQHNIPVTWLIVDDGGYGILREYMVGAFGKATATELARPDFVKLAESFGVPAVRVAPENVGDALKAGFAADGPNVVVVETLLKMFGPTHLAT from the coding sequence GTGACCGGCGTGCGCAACGGCGGGGACCTCGTCGTCGAAACCCTTGAAGCTCTGGGCGCCAAAACGGTGTTCGGCATCCCGGGCCAGCATGCCCTGGGCCTGTTCGATGCGATGGGGCGCGGGAACCTGCGCTTCGTCTCGTCCCGGGTCGAGAACAACTCGGCGTTCGCGGCCGACGGCTACTCCCGGGCCACCGGCGAGGTCGGCGTGCTGTTCCTCTCCACCGGTCCCGGTGCCCTGACCTCGCTGGCCGGGCTGCAGGAGGCCTACGCCACCGGCGTGCCCATGGTGGTGGTCGCGAGCCAGATCCCGCTGGAGGGCCTCGGCGCCCGGCGCAAGGGCATGCTGCACCAGCTCGATGACCAGAAGGCCTCGGCGGCGAACGTCACGAAGTCCCAGCGGCTGATCCAGCACGCCTCCGGCATCCCGTCGGCGATCCAGGACGCCTGGACCGAGGCGATCTCCTCGCCGCAGGGGCCGGTATGGCTGGAAATCCCGCAGAACGTGCTGCTGGATCCGATCGTGGTGCCCCCGGTGGAGGACGCCCTGGCCGAGGCCGCCGACAACCCGCCGCGGGTGGAACTGATCCGCGAAGCCGTCAAGTGGCTGGAGGCGGCGGAGCGCCCCGCGATCATCGCCGGCGGCGGCACCCGCCGCGGCCGGGCTGAGAAGTCGCTGCTCTCCATCGCCGAGAAGCTGCGCGCGCCGGTGATCTGCACCCCCGGCGGCAACGGCGCCTTCCCGTGGAACCATGAACTCTCGCTCCAGTCCTGGATCGAGGACCGGTACATGACCGAGCTCCTCGAGGACGCCGACGTGCTGATCGTGATCGGCTCCTCGCTGGGCGAGGTGACGTCGAACTACTTCACCTTCGAACCGCGCGGCCGGATCATCCAGATCGACGCCGAACCCCGCGTCCTGGAATCCAACCGGCCGGGCCTGGGCATCCGGGCCGACGCCGGCCAGGCCCTCGCGGCCCTCGACTCTGCCCTCGACGCAGCCCTCCGGCCGGAGCGGGACACGGCCCCGGACTGGCACGGCACCGCTCCCGAAGCCCTGGTCAAGGACACCCTGGCCAAGGTCAAGGCCCGCCTGGAATCCCAGGACCTGGGCAAGGAACTGAAGTTCATGGCGGACATCCGCGAGGCCGTGCCCGCGGACATGCAGACCTTCTGGGACATGACGATCTCGGCCTACTGGGGCTGGAGCTGCTGGGACGCCCGGCAGGGCCAGTTCCACTCCGCGCAGGGCGCCGGCGGGCTGGGCTTCGGCTTCCCCGCGGCGATCGGCGGCGCTGTCGGGCTGGAAACCACCGGCAAGGCCGCCGGCTCGGCACGGGTTCTGGCAGTCTCCGGCGACGGCTCGGCCATGTACTCCATCTCCGAACTCGCCACCGCGAAGCAGCACAACATCCCGGTCACCTGGCTGATCGTGGACGACGGCGGCTACGGCATCCTGCGCGAATACATGGTCGGCGCCTTCGGCAAGGCCACCGCCACCGAACTCGCCCGGCCCGACTTCGTCAAACTCGCCGAATCCTTCGGCGTCCCGGCCGTCCGGGTAGCCCCCGAAAACGTCGGGGACGCCCTCAAAGCCGGCTTCGCCGCGGACGGCCCCAACGTCGTCGTCGTCGAAACCCTGCTCAAAATGTTCGGCCCCACCCACCTGGCCACGTAG
- a CDS encoding MarR family winged helix-turn-helix transcriptional regulator, which produces MSVESTAAASLVYQIFDLQRAVRCVAAANLRGQDTGVALQGVLRFVGEGESRATHLAERLGVSAPVLSRHIAELEEHGYVVRRPDPEDGRAQLVALSASGAEKLRAIEDQRTATIQGLLQDWSGDDVEQTARTLKKLTESLRASARATAAGSTNTTENVEE; this is translated from the coding sequence ATGTCAGTCGAATCCACTGCTGCTGCCAGCCTCGTCTACCAGATCTTCGATCTCCAGCGCGCCGTACGCTGCGTCGCTGCCGCCAACCTGCGCGGGCAGGATACCGGGGTGGCCCTGCAGGGCGTTCTGCGGTTCGTGGGGGAGGGCGAGTCCCGGGCGACGCACCTGGCCGAGCGGCTCGGCGTCAGCGCCCCGGTCCTCAGCCGGCACATCGCTGAACTCGAGGAGCACGGCTACGTGGTCCGCCGGCCGGACCCGGAGGACGGGCGCGCACAGCTGGTTGCCTTGTCCGCCTCCGGCGCGGAGAAACTGCGGGCCATCGAGGACCAGCGGACGGCAACCATCCAGGGCCTGCTGCAGGACTGGAGCGGGGACGACGTCGAACAGACGGCGCGGACCCTCAAGAAACTTACTGAGTCCCTCAGGGCCTCAGCCCGGGCAACGGCGGCCGGATCCACCAATACGACCGAGAATGTTGAGGAGTAG
- a CDS encoding MDR family MFS transporter, which translates to MASHAAVTGPDTAPLNTAPSSPAAEPAAMTHRQIMEALTGLLAAFFTAILSSTIVANALPTIMSELKGTQTDFAWVITAALLANAATTPIWGKLADLFNKKVLVQLSIVIFVAGSVMAGLSQTIPLLLTARVIQGIAMGGLTALAQAIIGSMIPPRDRGKYSGYMGGVMAVGTAGGPLLGGFIVDSPLGWRWTFFVCVPLAVVALILLQITLKIPHVKRPAKIDWLGSVLLTSGVSLLLIWVSFAGNPDYYDWWSWQTVAMVGGGVVLLGLLVLVESRVAQPIIPLKIISERTTALAILASVAVGVGMFGSSTFLGQYFQVARGATPTEAGLLTLPMIAGNLAGSVISGMLISRTGKWKRYLIAGAVLLIGGLGLAGSMDHTTDLWLTGIYTAILGIGLGLLMQNLVLAVQNTVQAKDIGTASASVAFFRSVGGAIGVSVLGAVLGNRVKELVVDGLAAAGIQVPAGSAGASMDLKDMPAPIRDIMRAAYGDAIAEVFLISAIIGVVALVAILFIKEVPLRRTVDIRPEPAEQAGEKAADAAVAAAGGAAATALGASVRTTPGAAARAAGSDAGTAGVDLDREFIEVLSRERAETRFPDGARQRARTLVAEDRPEAADVVPVLLQTQQLLAEQQLQLAEALRAVYEQAAKQRAVAAEQARVAEELTALRRQLAKQRKMQRAAADYIATHGRHRTE; encoded by the coding sequence ATGGCTAGCCACGCTGCCGTGACGGGGCCGGACACGGCACCGTTGAACACCGCGCCGTCGAGCCCTGCCGCAGAGCCTGCGGCCATGACCCACCGCCAGATCATGGAGGCCCTCACCGGGCTCCTGGCGGCCTTCTTCACCGCGATCCTGAGCAGCACGATCGTGGCCAACGCGCTTCCCACCATCATGTCCGAGCTCAAGGGCACCCAGACCGACTTCGCCTGGGTGATCACCGCCGCACTGCTGGCCAACGCCGCCACCACGCCGATCTGGGGCAAGCTGGCGGACCTCTTCAACAAGAAGGTCCTCGTCCAGCTGAGCATCGTCATCTTCGTGGCCGGCTCGGTCATGGCCGGCCTGTCCCAGACCATTCCGTTGCTGCTGACCGCCCGCGTCATCCAGGGCATCGCCATGGGCGGCCTCACGGCCCTCGCCCAGGCCATCATCGGTTCGATGATCCCGCCGCGGGACCGCGGGAAGTACTCCGGCTACATGGGCGGCGTCATGGCCGTCGGCACGGCCGGCGGCCCGCTGCTCGGCGGTTTCATCGTGGACAGCCCGCTGGGCTGGCGCTGGACCTTCTTCGTCTGCGTTCCGCTCGCCGTCGTCGCCCTCATCCTGCTGCAGATCACCCTGAAGATCCCGCACGTCAAGCGCCCGGCCAAGATCGACTGGCTCGGTTCCGTCCTGCTGACCTCCGGCGTCAGCCTGCTCCTGATCTGGGTCTCCTTCGCCGGGAACCCCGACTACTACGACTGGTGGTCGTGGCAGACGGTCGCCATGGTGGGCGGCGGCGTCGTGCTCCTTGGCCTGCTGGTGCTGGTGGAATCCCGCGTGGCCCAGCCCATCATCCCGCTCAAGATCATCTCCGAGCGCACCACCGCCCTCGCGATCCTCGCCTCCGTGGCGGTCGGCGTCGGCATGTTCGGCTCCTCGACGTTCCTGGGCCAGTACTTCCAGGTGGCCCGCGGCGCCACGCCGACGGAAGCCGGCCTGCTCACCCTGCCCATGATCGCCGGCAACCTGGCCGGCTCGGTGATCTCCGGCATGCTCATCAGCCGCACCGGCAAATGGAAGCGCTACCTGATCGCCGGCGCCGTCCTGCTGATCGGCGGTCTCGGCCTGGCCGGCAGCATGGACCACACCACTGATCTGTGGCTGACCGGCATCTACACGGCCATCCTCGGCATCGGGCTGGGCCTGCTCATGCAGAACCTCGTCCTGGCCGTCCAGAACACGGTCCAGGCCAAGGACATCGGCACGGCCAGCGCCTCGGTGGCCTTCTTCCGGTCCGTCGGCGGCGCGATCGGCGTCTCCGTCCTCGGCGCCGTGCTGGGCAACCGGGTCAAGGAACTCGTCGTGGACGGCCTCGCCGCCGCCGGCATCCAGGTCCCGGCCGGCTCTGCCGGCGCGAGCATGGACCTCAAGGACATGCCCGCCCCGATCCGCGACATCATGCGGGCCGCCTACGGTGACGCGATCGCGGAAGTCTTCCTGATTTCGGCCATCATCGGCGTCGTGGCGCTCGTGGCCATCCTGTTCATCAAGGAAGTTCCGCTGCGCCGGACGGTCGATATCCGCCCGGAACCGGCGGAGCAGGCCGGCGAGAAGGCGGCCGACGCCGCCGTGGCAGCCGCCGGAGGTGCCGCCGCGACCGCGCTGGGCGCCTCCGTGCGGACCACTCCGGGCGCCGCTGCCCGGGCCGCGGGGTCCGACGCCGGCACGGCCGGCGTGGACCTGGACCGGGAATTCATCGAGGTCCTTAGCCGGGAACGCGCCGAAACCCGCTTCCCGGACGGCGCCCGCCAGCGGGCCCGGACCCTGGTGGCGGAGGACCGGCCGGAAGCGGCCGACGTCGTCCCCGTGCTGCTGCAGACCCAGCAGCTGCTGGCCGAGCAGCAGCTCCAGCTGGCCGAAGCGCTGCGCGCCGTGTACGAGCAGGCCGCCAAGCAGCGCGCGGTGGCCGCCGAACAGGCGCGCGTCGCCGAGGAGCTCACGGCACTGCGCCGGCAGCTGGCCAAGCAGCGCAAGATGCAGCGCGCGGCGGCGGACTACATCGCCACGCACGGCCGGCACCGGACCGAGTAG